Proteins co-encoded in one Bacillus sp. FSL H8-0547 genomic window:
- a CDS encoding GerAB/ArcD/ProY family transporter, translated as MKHTITHKQLLFLVLQTQIGIGVLSLPYNLYKTAGKDGWISALIAGAAAQIVILLFWLLVKKFPAHSLFDINKRLLGKHMGTFLNYGYIIFYIFLSSLIAVLYVNVLKRWIYHFTPAWVLILLLSAVALYFAKEDIRKLARFYVLVSILLIFLFLLTLNAYKTVDIRYVFPVGESGIVKILLGSKEAIMSYMGFEILLFLYPYVEGKPAQSLKMVSLSNLIVTLFYSYITFTSLIFFSPKEMPIVPEPTLYLLKAISYSVVERVDLVFLAIWVVSVITSGLMYIYIASKGMQNVSGKKNHRPFVPVVVFAVTVLALTPAKSDRLTEKLADIVNMSSLVFVFAIPVILLLLSFVRKGKTKNEQA; from the coding sequence ATGAAGCATACGATTACGCATAAGCAGCTTCTGTTTCTTGTCCTTCAGACCCAGATCGGAATCGGTGTTTTATCCCTGCCCTATAACCTTTATAAAACTGCAGGCAAGGATGGGTGGATATCTGCATTAATAGCCGGTGCAGCCGCACAGATTGTCATCCTGTTATTTTGGCTGCTTGTGAAGAAATTTCCCGCACACAGTCTTTTTGACATCAATAAACGGCTCCTCGGCAAACATATGGGAACCTTCTTAAATTACGGCTACATTATTTTCTATATTTTCCTGTCAAGTTTGATTGCTGTTTTGTATGTCAACGTTCTGAAAAGGTGGATCTATCACTTTACGCCAGCCTGGGTGCTGATTTTGCTGCTTTCTGCAGTGGCACTCTACTTTGCAAAGGAAGACATCCGAAAATTAGCCAGGTTTTATGTGCTTGTCTCTATTTTGCTAATTTTCTTGTTTCTTTTGACCCTCAATGCCTATAAAACGGTGGATATCCGCTATGTATTTCCAGTTGGAGAAAGCGGAATTGTAAAGATTCTGCTTGGCAGCAAAGAGGCGATTATGTCCTACATGGGATTTGAAATCCTGCTGTTTCTCTATCCGTATGTGGAAGGGAAGCCTGCTCAGAGCCTGAAAATGGTGTCCCTGAGCAACCTCATTGTCACTCTATTCTATTCGTACATTACGTTTACAAGCCTTATCTTTTTCAGTCCAAAAGAGATGCCGATCGTACCCGAGCCAACGCTTTATCTGCTGAAGGCTATTTCATACTCTGTTGTCGAACGTGTGGATCTGGTGTTTCTCGCCATTTGGGTTGTTTCGGTCATCACATCAGGACTGATGTATATTTACATTGCAAGCAAGGGCATGCAGAACGTTTCCGGAAAAAAAAACCATCGTCCGTTTGTTCCTGTCGTTGTTTTTGCTGTCACCGTGCTGGCATTAACTCCTGCTAAAAGTGACCGGCTCACAGAAAAGCTTGCCGACATTGTCAACATGTCTTCGCTGGTTTTTGTGTTTGCAATCCCTGTCATCCTTCTCCTTCTATCATTTGTCAGAAAGGGGAAAACGAAAAATGAACAAGCTTAA
- a CDS encoding spore germination protein has product MFSFLKKKKKESEKKKPQPQNIVSPADVNIPVSSHFNVNIAKILTHLDHTDDLGQRRIQFQGKQALLLYFVPMMQSEKINQDVIGPLQQSESGEVEDAVAIASITKTKDIHEGIHYLCKGACLLLIEETDVIYCIDAGISQARSIEQPQNEKVIRGSHEGLTENLDINLNLIRQRILDGSLVVKYLHIGSVSRTRVAVVYLNHLTNQKLVKDVITRLQDIETDALDSPGIIEESLEENPFSFFPQLLNTERPDKIVSNLLEGRVAILPTGSASALITPVNFFAFFQSPEDYNSRSLYGSFYRLIRILGFFIAISLPALYIATISFHYELIPNDLILTVKSSLENVPLPPLAEALLMVIILELLREAALRLPTSISQTIGVVGGLVIGTAIVEANLVSNMMIIVIALTAIASFVVPSNDMSTTLRLLSFPMMFGAAIFGYLGIVFIFVLIIMHLSLLESFGTPYFYPLVPMQFDNMKDSVLRMHHWYMNDRPRDTMPQRIRRQKSMRKWAGQKK; this is encoded by the coding sequence ATGTTTTCGTTTTTAAAAAAGAAGAAGAAGGAATCGGAAAAAAAGAAGCCGCAGCCTCAGAATATTGTGTCGCCGGCTGATGTCAACATTCCAGTTTCTTCTCATTTTAACGTTAATATCGCAAAAATTCTTACCCATCTCGATCACACCGATGATCTTGGACAAAGGAGAATTCAGTTTCAGGGAAAGCAGGCTTTGCTTCTTTACTTTGTTCCTATGATGCAATCCGAGAAAATCAATCAGGACGTCATTGGTCCGCTGCAGCAGTCAGAATCAGGCGAAGTTGAAGACGCTGTTGCCATTGCCTCTATTACAAAAACGAAAGATATTCATGAAGGGATTCACTATTTATGTAAAGGTGCGTGCTTGCTGTTAATTGAAGAAACAGATGTCATTTATTGCATAGATGCCGGCATCAGTCAGGCGCGGTCAATCGAACAGCCTCAAAATGAGAAGGTTATCAGAGGTTCTCATGAAGGATTAACAGAAAATCTTGATATTAACCTGAATTTAATCAGGCAGCGGATTTTAGATGGAAGTCTGGTTGTTAAATATTTACATATTGGGAGTGTATCAAGAACAAGAGTGGCAGTTGTATACTTGAATCACCTGACGAATCAGAAGCTGGTTAAGGATGTTATCACACGTCTTCAGGACATAGAAACAGATGCATTGGACTCTCCCGGAATCATTGAAGAGTCACTGGAAGAAAACCCGTTTTCTTTTTTTCCGCAGCTTTTAAATACAGAACGGCCGGATAAAATTGTGTCAAATTTACTGGAAGGAAGAGTGGCAATTTTGCCTACAGGAAGTGCTTCAGCTCTTATAACACCTGTTAATTTCTTTGCATTCTTCCAGTCTCCCGAAGACTATAACAGCCGCTCGCTGTACGGCTCTTTTTACCGGCTGATCCGAATATTGGGCTTTTTCATTGCGATTAGTCTGCCGGCATTGTATATCGCAACGATTTCATTTCACTATGAGCTGATTCCAAATGATTTGATTCTGACGGTTAAAAGCTCCCTTGAGAATGTGCCGCTTCCGCCTCTGGCTGAAGCTTTGCTCATGGTTATTATTCTGGAACTGCTGAGAGAAGCAGCTTTGCGTCTGCCTACCTCTATCTCCCAGACAATTGGTGTTGTAGGAGGTTTGGTTATCGGGACAGCAATCGTTGAAGCAAATCTCGTATCCAATATGATGATTATTGTCATCGCCCTCACTGCCATAGCATCTTTTGTTGTTCCTTCAAATGACATGAGTACAACATTGAGGCTGCTAAGCTTTCCAATGATGTTCGGGGCAGCGATTTTTGGATATTTGGGAATTGTCTTTATTTTTGTCCTGATCATTATGCATTTAAGTCTTCTTGAATCGTTTGGCACACCATATTTTTACCCTCTTGTGCCGATGCAGTTTGATAACATGAAAGATTCTGTTCTGCGCATGCACCACTGGTATATGAATGACCGTCCAAGAGATACAATGCCGCAAAGAATCAGGCGCCAAAAATCAATGAGGAAATGGGCGGGACAAAAGAAATGA
- a CDS encoding Ger(x)C family spore germination protein, protein MNKLKQLFLAGLSVMLLSGCWDQKLLKNTVFMSATAFQVKSEDEVLVTTSIHTYTAKEQRPVNKTYSVVAKSTRDSKIKLNQETSGFLMTAKNKVFLLQDDLAKKGLLQFADVLYRTPESPLNGKFIIVEKDPKAILELQKVGDELIGENLDGLIKTMEFESAVPTETIQSICTILFDEGKGLMLPYMKLNESNQAAEITGAALFHKDKFTGVTINTDQTKLLLALSNKRNKAMMINDTIPFKDEQLTVSYEISHSKGNLKIEKDGLNKVKVKLPFKAELDIMEFPHDRLYEKSVLENLQKGIEKKLQKNVEETLSIIQEANCDYLGIGRELIAYHPELWKELDWEKDYPEISIEPDVSVEIMHHGIIN, encoded by the coding sequence ATGAACAAGCTTAAGCAGCTGTTTTTAGCCGGGCTGTCGGTGATGCTGTTAAGCGGGTGCTGGGACCAAAAACTTTTGAAAAATACGGTGTTTATGTCCGCAACCGCTTTTCAGGTAAAGTCGGAAGATGAGGTTTTAGTTACCACTTCTATTCATACGTATACAGCGAAGGAGCAGAGGCCGGTCAACAAAACGTATTCAGTGGTTGCAAAATCAACCCGTGATTCAAAAATCAAATTGAATCAAGAGACCTCAGGTTTTTTAATGACTGCTAAAAACAAGGTTTTCCTGCTGCAGGATGATCTGGCCAAAAAGGGTCTTCTTCAATTCGCAGATGTTCTCTACCGTACGCCTGAAAGTCCGCTCAACGGAAAATTTATCATTGTGGAGAAGGACCCGAAGGCCATACTGGAGCTACAGAAGGTAGGAGATGAGCTGATTGGGGAAAACCTTGACGGATTAATCAAAACTATGGAGTTTGAATCAGCTGTTCCAACTGAAACCATTCAATCCATCTGCACCATTTTATTTGATGAAGGAAAAGGCTTAATGCTTCCTTATATGAAGCTTAATGAAAGCAATCAGGCAGCAGAGATCACAGGCGCCGCACTTTTCCACAAAGATAAATTTACCGGTGTGACGATCAACACAGATCAGACGAAACTGCTGCTTGCCTTAAGCAATAAACGAAACAAAGCGATGATGATCAATGATACGATTCCGTTTAAAGATGAACAGCTGACGGTATCCTACGAAATCTCTCATTCAAAAGGCAATCTGAAAATAGAGAAGGATGGATTGAATAAAGTAAAGGTTAAACTCCCTTTCAAAGCAGAGCTTGATATTATGGAATTCCCGCATGACCGCTTATATGAAAAAAGTGTCCTGGAAAATCTCCAAAAAGGTATCGAGAAAAAGCTTCAGAAAAATGTGGAAGAAACCCTTTCTATCATCCAAGAAGCAAACTGCGACTATCTCGGAATCGGCAGGGAACTCATTGCCTATCACCCGGAATTGTGGAAAGAACTTGACTGGGAAAAAGACTATCCTGAAATTTCAATCGAACCCGACGTGTCGGTTGAGATTATGCACCATGGAATTATTAATTAA
- the msrB gene encoding peptide-methionine (R)-S-oxide reductase MsrB, with the protein MKKRNAKIIMSIVLIPSLVFVMVKGGEALFTRSTGSTAVKASYEEEDLEVATFAGGCFWCMEPPFEKLDGVEDVISGYTGGEEENPSYNDVSSGQTGHVESVQIVYDPKTISYKEILDVYWRQVDPTDPDGQFVDRGKQYSTAIFFHSEEQKKEAESSKAALAESGRFDKEIVTPILPAKTFYMAEEYHQDYYKKNEIRYKYYRDNSGRDQFLEKVWGENDGQAPADSVYSRPSEQELKESLSDIQYEVTQKDGTEEAYNNEYWDLKDDGIYVDIVSGEPLFSSKDKYDSNTGWPSFTKPLVNEHIVEKEDRSFFTVRTEVRSKYGDSHLGHVFDDGPEPTGLRYCINSAALRFVPAEDLEQEGYGEFADLFK; encoded by the coding sequence ATGAAAAAACGAAACGCGAAAATCATCATGTCGATTGTGCTGATACCAAGCCTTGTTTTTGTCATGGTCAAGGGAGGCGAAGCCCTCTTTACTAGATCGACTGGAAGCACGGCTGTAAAAGCGAGTTATGAGGAAGAAGACCTTGAAGTGGCAACGTTCGCAGGCGGTTGCTTCTGGTGCATGGAACCGCCGTTTGAAAAGCTTGACGGGGTAGAGGACGTCATCTCTGGTTATACGGGCGGTGAAGAAGAGAATCCTTCGTACAACGACGTTTCATCAGGTCAGACAGGACATGTTGAATCCGTCCAGATTGTGTACGACCCGAAAACCATTTCCTATAAGGAAATTCTGGACGTTTACTGGAGACAGGTAGATCCAACCGATCCAGACGGACAGTTTGTCGACCGCGGAAAGCAGTATTCAACCGCCATCTTCTTCCACAGCGAAGAGCAGAAAAAAGAAGCGGAGTCATCAAAAGCCGCGCTTGCCGAGTCAGGACGGTTTGATAAAGAAATTGTCACACCAATCCTCCCTGCCAAAACCTTTTACATGGCAGAGGAGTATCATCAGGATTATTACAAAAAGAATGAAATCAGATATAAATACTACCGGGACAATTCAGGAAGGGACCAGTTTCTTGAAAAAGTCTGGGGGGAAAATGACGGCCAGGCTCCTGCTGATTCCGTCTACTCAAGGCCTTCTGAACAGGAACTTAAAGAAAGTCTTTCAGACATCCAGTATGAAGTGACACAAAAAGACGGAACCGAAGAAGCATATAACAACGAATACTGGGACTTAAAAGACGACGGCATCTATGTAGACATCGTATCAGGCGAACCCCTTTTCAGCTCAAAAGACAAATACGACTCAAATACAGGCTGGCCAAGCTTCACGAAGCCGCTTGTTAATGAGCATATCGTTGAAAAAGAAGACCGCAGCTTTTTCACCGTGCGGACAGAGGTCCGGAGCAAATACGGGGATTCGCATCTCGGCCATGTTTTTGACGACGGACCGGAGCCGACAGGCCTGAGATACTGCATCAATTCAGCCGCTCTCAGGTTTGTTCCGGCAGAGGACCTGGAACAGGAAGGGTACGGTGAATTTGCAGATTTGTTTAAGTGA
- a CDS encoding DUF4363 family protein codes for MSQRRISISLFALLFVSYIGLFAWQQAVFFQKHQSFYDELHAVMKSSREGDWAEAAEKAENVENMWERGKVIISIKSGGTNQALLNISLKQLKGAINERDLKSAIREGETSMMLFENLTSVTPRF; via the coding sequence ATGTCGCAAAGACGGATTTCAATCAGCCTGTTTGCGCTTTTGTTTGTTTCCTATATCGGGCTGTTTGCCTGGCAGCAGGCTGTCTTTTTTCAGAAGCATCAGTCGTTCTATGATGAGCTTCATGCTGTCATGAAATCATCAAGAGAAGGTGACTGGGCAGAGGCTGCGGAAAAAGCAGAGAACGTGGAAAACATGTGGGAGCGCGGAAAGGTCATTATATCCATTAAAAGCGGAGGGACAAACCAGGCTCTCCTCAATATTTCACTCAAACAGCTGAAGGGCGCGATTAATGAAAGAGATTTAAAATCCGCCATCCGGGAGGGTGAAACTTCAATGATGCTTTTTGAAAATCTGACCTCTGTTACACCAAGGTTTTAG
- a CDS encoding PAS domain S-box protein — translation MKNLEQDCGGKVLSQEKLDALREAYTNQLENSPTAFLIHEDRKWTYVNPSAASMLQYGSREELLGKPIWDSIDSQYRENIEQRILDTACGYTPPAMEQLWYTKAGHPVYVEVTSLPNVWGDTQETQVIIRDITEKKLLEKEHEETIRRFRLITENMRDIVGLLDEEGLFTYVSPSFKEVLGYEAEEVIGSSPFKFVHPEDREQIAEQFYTMVTENRQMTVEYRYLCKDQTYIWLESHGIPVQEQSHLKHAIVVSRNITQRKMTEERLRKSESKYRIILEHSNDLICVVDLEGKYKYASPSYRKTLGYEPEAMIGENVFKYIMESDHAQTQDIISTVFTTKEPVTLPYHKISRSGQAMLFEGRGMAVMNQKGEPESIVFISRDITEKRKVEEYIKNYEKLTVLGELAAGVAHEIRNPLTSIKGFFKLLTEKNRDEEDQTYQNVIIDELSRIEQIVNEFMALARPQAIHLKERANIVQLVKDTVILLNPEAALRDVHIETAFGSEESLIECERNQMKQVFINVMKNAIEAMSDGGTLKIRGSDIDGSLYKLTFEDNGAGIDEKRLKKLGTPFFTTKEKGIGLGLTISNKIITEHNGEFKMESEVGKGTKVTVLLKK, via the coding sequence ATGAAGAACCTTGAGCAAGACTGCGGCGGGAAGGTCCTATCTCAGGAGAAGCTTGATGCGCTGAGGGAAGCATATACAAATCAGCTTGAGAATTCTCCAACTGCTTTTTTGATACATGAAGACCGGAAATGGACGTACGTTAATCCTTCTGCTGCTTCGATGCTTCAGTACGGCAGCAGGGAAGAGCTTTTAGGAAAGCCCATATGGGATTCAATAGATTCCCAATACAGAGAGAACATTGAACAGAGAATTTTGGATACAGCGTGCGGGTATACACCGCCTGCGATGGAGCAGCTGTGGTATACGAAGGCAGGTCATCCTGTATATGTTGAAGTGACGTCGCTCCCGAATGTATGGGGAGATACACAGGAAACCCAGGTCATCATCCGGGATATAACGGAGAAGAAACTGCTTGAGAAAGAGCATGAAGAAACGATCAGGCGCTTTCGTTTAATTACGGAGAACATGAGAGATATCGTCGGGCTGCTAGATGAAGAGGGGCTGTTCACGTATGTTTCGCCGTCCTTTAAAGAAGTGCTCGGCTACGAGGCAGAAGAGGTCATCGGATCCAGTCCGTTTAAGTTCGTTCATCCTGAGGACAGGGAACAGATTGCTGAACAATTTTATACCATGGTGACAGAAAACAGGCAGATGACGGTTGAGTACCGCTATCTTTGCAAGGATCAAACCTATATCTGGCTTGAATCTCACGGCATTCCTGTACAGGAGCAAAGCCACCTTAAACACGCCATAGTTGTTTCAAGAAATATTACACAGAGAAAGATGACCGAAGAGCGGCTGAGAAAAAGCGAGAGCAAATACAGAATCATTCTTGAACACAGCAATGATCTGATTTGTGTCGTAGATCTTGAAGGGAAATATAAGTATGCTTCCCCTTCCTACAGGAAAACCCTTGGCTATGAACCTGAGGCCATGATTGGTGAAAATGTCTTCAAGTATATAATGGAGAGTGATCATGCGCAGACGCAGGACATCATCTCCACCGTCTTTACGACAAAGGAGCCTGTCACTCTCCCTTATCATAAAATCAGCCGTTCAGGACAAGCCATGCTCTTTGAAGGCAGAGGAATGGCTGTCATGAATCAAAAAGGCGAGCCGGAAAGCATTGTGTTTATTTCGAGGGACATTACTGAAAAAAGAAAAGTAGAAGAGTATATTAAAAATTATGAAAAGCTTACGGTCTTAGGTGAACTTGCAGCAGGAGTCGCCCACGAAATCCGGAATCCCCTGACTTCGATAAAAGGGTTCTTTAAACTTTTGACTGAAAAGAACAGAGATGAAGAAGATCAGACGTATCAGAATGTTATTATTGATGAATTAAGCCGAATTGAACAGATTGTCAATGAGTTCATGGCGCTTGCGAGACCGCAGGCGATTCATTTAAAGGAACGTGCGAATATTGTTCAGCTTGTAAAAGATACGGTGATTCTGCTTAATCCGGAAGCAGCTTTGAGAGATGTTCATATCGAAACGGCATTCGGTTCAGAGGAATCGCTCATTGAATGCGAACGAAATCAAATGAAACAAGTGTTTATCAATGTCATGAAGAATGCCATTGAAGCCATGTCTGATGGGGGCACTTTGAAAATCCGCGGGAGCGACATAGACGGCTCTCTTTATAAACTTACGTTTGAAGACAATGGGGCAGGCATCGATGAAAAAAGACTGAAAAAGCTTGGGACACCGTTTTTTACGACAAAAGAAAAGGGAATTGGCCTGGGTCTTACGATCAGCAATAAGATTATTACGGAGCACAATGGCGAATTTAAAATGGAAAGTGAAGTCGGAAAAGGAACTAAAGTGACCGTCCTTTTAAAAAAATAA